A window of the Listeria swaminathanii genome harbors these coding sequences:
- a CDS encoding DUF4259 domain-containing protein translates to MGAWGSEPWDSDEAADWFGEFMKHVDIDFIIQTVEEVENNEYDYDRIRAVSYIVETLGKSYIWPVDYYADLDKIVEKLINLLTLMIEPDSDFLDMWGNNPEIIIAVQKQIDALKKRL, encoded by the coding sequence ATGGGCGCTTGGGGTTCTGAGCCTTGGGATAGTGATGAAGCGGCAGATTGGTTTGGGGAGTTTATGAAACATGTGGATATCGATTTTATAATCCAGACTGTAGAAGAAGTTGAAAATAATGAATATGATTATGATCGAATTAGAGCGGTTTCGTATATAGTAGAAACACTTGGGAAATCGTATATTTGGCCAGTTGACTACTATGCTGATTTAGATAAAATAGTCGAGAAACTAATTAATTTATTAACGTTAATGATTGAACCAGATTCTGATTTTTTAGATATGTGGGGAAATAATCCTGAAATTATAATAGCTGTGCAAAAACAAATAGATGCCCTAAAAAAAAGACTGTAA
- a CDS encoding ABC transporter ATP-binding protein — protein sequence MKIYKALGWFFKENWKSYAFGVTILFTIALLQLVPPQIIGYTVDAVTNDSLTKDKLIKWMVILIVAAILAYGGRYVWRMLIFGSDNKLQRTLRLRLFEHFTKMSPFFFQRYRTGDLMAHATNDITAIQQVAGIGVLTLSDSVLTGGTVIATMAITIDWRLTLIALLPMPFMVLGSSILGKKLHDRFHGAQAAFSMLNDKTQESISGIKVTRTFGQEKEDIQDFAKQTKEVVQKNISVAKVDAMFDPMISIIVGISFVLSLGFGAKFVVDGELTIGQVIAFSNYLFLLIWPMLAFGFLYNIIQRGNASYDRVQHLLAEKEDVLDQDGALDTVPVGDLQVEMDAFTYPDESEPVLSDIHFELKAGETLGIVGRTGAGKTSLLKLLMREYDTYEGKIAFAGVKIQDYTVRALREAIGYVPQDQFLFSTTVRDNIRFGKPDAPQEEVSNIAQLVSVDEDILGFENGYDTVVGERGVSLSGGQKQRLAIARALIMNPELLILDDALSAVDAKTEEQILANLKENRSDKTTIISAHRLSSVEHANLIIVIDKGRIVERGTHMELMALDGWYAEMFHEQQLEEALEEGGAADGSDE from the coding sequence TTGAAAATATATAAAGCATTAGGCTGGTTTTTTAAAGAAAATTGGAAATCTTATGCATTTGGAGTAACAATTTTGTTTACGATTGCGCTTTTGCAGTTAGTTCCGCCGCAGATTATTGGCTATACGGTCGATGCCGTGACGAACGACTCGCTGACAAAAGACAAATTAATTAAATGGATGGTTATTCTCATTGTGGCAGCGATTCTTGCATATGGAGGTCGCTACGTTTGGCGGATGTTGATTTTCGGTTCTGATAATAAATTACAACGAACATTGCGCTTACGATTATTTGAACATTTTACGAAGATGTCGCCGTTTTTCTTCCAGCGTTATCGTACGGGAGATTTAATGGCACATGCGACAAATGATATTACCGCGATTCAACAAGTGGCGGGAATTGGTGTGTTGACTTTATCTGATTCTGTTTTAACAGGAGGAACGGTTATTGCAACGATGGCGATCACGATTGACTGGCGCCTAACCTTGATTGCATTACTTCCAATGCCGTTTATGGTACTCGGAAGTTCGATTCTAGGTAAAAAGTTACACGACCGCTTCCACGGGGCGCAAGCAGCTTTTTCGATGTTAAATGATAAAACACAAGAAAGTATTTCCGGAATTAAAGTCACAAGGACATTTGGGCAAGAGAAAGAGGATATTCAAGATTTTGCGAAACAAACAAAAGAAGTCGTTCAAAAAAATATTTCTGTCGCGAAAGTGGATGCGATGTTCGATCCGATGATTTCGATTATTGTTGGGATTTCGTTTGTGCTTTCCCTCGGATTTGGCGCGAAATTTGTTGTAGACGGGGAGCTGACTATTGGGCAAGTGATTGCGTTTTCGAATTACTTATTCTTGTTAATTTGGCCGATGTTGGCATTTGGATTCTTATACAATATTATTCAGCGCGGGAATGCGTCTTATGACCGGGTGCAACATTTACTTGCAGAAAAAGAAGATGTGCTTGACCAAGATGGTGCGCTTGATACGGTTCCAGTTGGAGACTTACAAGTAGAAATGGACGCATTTACGTATCCGGATGAAAGTGAACCAGTTTTGTCAGATATTCATTTTGAATTAAAGGCTGGGGAAACACTGGGCATTGTTGGTCGGACGGGTGCTGGTAAAACATCCTTATTAAAACTTTTAATGCGTGAATATGATACGTATGAGGGCAAAATTGCTTTCGCTGGTGTGAAAATTCAAGATTACACGGTTCGAGCGTTAAGAGAAGCGATTGGCTATGTGCCACAAGATCAATTTTTATTTTCGACAACAGTTCGAGATAATATTCGTTTTGGGAAACCAGACGCACCACAAGAAGAAGTGAGCAATATCGCGCAACTTGTGTCAGTTGATGAAGATATTCTTGGTTTTGAAAATGGCTATGATACGGTTGTTGGAGAGCGTGGTGTTTCACTTTCGGGTGGACAGAAGCAACGACTTGCGATTGCACGTGCCTTAATAATGAACCCGGAATTGCTCATTTTGGATGATGCACTTTCGGCGGTTGATGCGAAAACAGAAGAACAAATTTTAGCTAATTTAAAAGAGAATCGTTCTGATAAAACGACGATCATTAGCGCACACAGACTTAGCTCTGTTGAACATGCGAATTTAATTATCGTGATTGATAAAGGGCGAATTGTGGAACGGGGAACGCATATGGAACTTATGGCTTTAGATGGCTGGTATGCGGAAATGTTCCATGAGCAACAGCTGGAAGAGGCGTTGGAAGAAGGGGGTGCGGCAGATGGAAGCGATGAATGA
- a CDS encoding ABC transporter ATP-binding protein, with product MEAMNEQDEMLVMSGKEHREVLKRMLSYTKYHIPSLIWTGVLVLLVTLADVFAPILIKIFLDDYLTPMNLEMQALLILGAGYLGLTIGKSVVWYFQLLFFQKIALEIVQQMRIDIFTKLHSLGMRYFDKTPAGSIVSRVTNDTEAVKDMFINVLSTAIQSLFMLVGIYAAMFALNVQLALYSLLLFPLIVFIIFVYRKYSSQFYRARREKLSQLNAKIAESISGMSIVQQFNQERRLVKEFEEINKDYYDVGMKNIKFNALLLGPAIDLIYALAVVIILSFFGAESLIGPVAIGTIYAFISYFDRFLEAIYNVMERLAMYQEAITAASRVFRIMDETEEVPAQLNDPEAKITRAKIEFKDVSFAYEGGRDVLKNISFTAEPGQTVALVGHTGSGKSSIINLMMRFYEFERGDILIDGKSIKSHEIAELRKKTGLVLQDSFMFYGDINTNIRLYNKNITDEQIVDAAKFVQADGFIQTLSDQYKHKVIERGASFSSGQRQLISFARTVVTNPQILVLDEATANIDTETESLIQTGLKRMREGRTTIAIAHRLSTIKDADLILVLSKGRIIERGTHDSLIAEQGVYHSMYQLQNSGMDLDEAL from the coding sequence ATGGAAGCGATGAATGAGCAAGATGAAATGTTAGTGATGTCCGGTAAAGAACATCGCGAAGTATTAAAACGAATGCTTAGTTATACGAAATATCATATTCCAAGTTTAATTTGGACTGGGGTACTTGTTCTCCTCGTAACGCTTGCGGATGTATTCGCGCCGATTTTGATTAAAATATTTTTGGATGATTATTTAACACCAATGAATTTAGAGATGCAAGCTTTGCTCATTCTTGGAGCGGGGTATTTAGGACTGACAATAGGGAAATCGGTTGTTTGGTATTTTCAGTTGCTATTCTTCCAAAAAATTGCGCTTGAAATTGTTCAACAAATGCGGATTGATATTTTTACGAAACTGCATTCGCTCGGTATGCGTTATTTTGATAAAACGCCTGCTGGGAGTATCGTTTCGCGTGTGACAAATGATACCGAAGCGGTGAAAGATATGTTTATTAACGTACTTTCTACAGCGATTCAAAGTTTATTTATGCTTGTTGGGATTTATGCGGCGATGTTTGCGCTCAATGTGCAATTAGCGCTGTATAGCTTGCTTTTATTCCCACTGATTGTCTTTATTATCTTCGTTTACCGGAAATATAGTTCGCAGTTTTACCGGGCACGAAGAGAAAAATTAAGCCAATTAAACGCAAAAATTGCTGAGTCGATTTCGGGAATGTCGATTGTGCAACAATTTAATCAAGAGCGTCGGTTAGTAAAAGAATTTGAGGAAATCAACAAAGATTACTATGACGTTGGTATGAAGAATATTAAATTTAATGCGTTACTACTGGGACCGGCAATTGATTTGATTTATGCACTGGCGGTTGTGATTATTCTTAGTTTCTTCGGGGCTGAGTCTTTAATCGGGCCAGTAGCAATTGGGACAATTTATGCGTTTATTAGTTATTTTGACCGTTTTTTAGAAGCGATTTATAACGTAATGGAGCGGCTTGCAATGTATCAAGAAGCAATTACTGCTGCATCTAGGGTATTTCGCATTATGGATGAAACTGAAGAAGTGCCAGCCCAATTAAATGATCCAGAAGCGAAAATTACGCGCGCAAAAATTGAGTTTAAAGATGTTTCGTTTGCTTATGAAGGCGGACGTGATGTGCTGAAAAACATTAGCTTTACGGCGGAACCTGGCCAAACGGTTGCGCTTGTTGGTCATACGGGGAGTGGGAAAAGTTCGATTATCAATTTAATGATGCGTTTTTATGAATTTGAACGTGGTGATATTTTGATTGATGGTAAATCGATTAAGTCGCACGAAATTGCTGAATTGCGCAAGAAAACGGGTCTAGTATTGCAAGATAGTTTTATGTTTTATGGGGATATTAATACCAATATTCGGTTGTATAATAAAAATATTACCGATGAACAAATTGTGGATGCCGCGAAATTTGTTCAAGCAGATGGCTTTATTCAAACGTTATCAGATCAATACAAACATAAAGTGATTGAGCGTGGGGCATCATTTTCAAGTGGACAGAGACAACTGATTTCGTTTGCTAGAACGGTTGTAACGAATCCGCAAATTCTCGTGTTAGACGAAGCAACGGCGAATATTGATACAGAAACAGAAAGCTTAATTCAAACTGGATTAAAACGAATGAGAGAAGGACGTACGACGATTGCGATTGCGCATCGACTTTCGACAATTAAGGATGCCGATTTAATTTTAGTTTTATCCAAAGGAAGAATTATTGAGCGTGGTACACATGACAGTTTGATTGCAGAACAAGGGGTGTATCATTCGATGTATCAATTACAAAATAGCGGAATGGATTTAGACGAAGCGCTTTAA
- a CDS encoding exonuclease SbcCD subunit D, whose amino-acid sequence MKFLHTADLHLGKIVSGMSMLAEQKYILAQITKIAEEEQVDALILAGDLYDRAVPPADAVKVLNDILVKWNVELGIPIFAISGNHDSAERLAFGSQWYESSKLYMKGKCTSEFEGIPFMDAEVWLVPYHEPAIIREVFADNSIRSFEDAMQAVTKQIRSKWDPSKAQILVGHAFVSGGIPSDSERQLAIGNVDRVSTNCFDGFTYTALGHLHHPHAIRHPSIFYSGSPLKYSFSEANDHKSVRIVEMEGKELVSVTERFLTPKHDMRIISGTLAELTENLVENPNDFFQVNLMDEGALIDPMGKLRQFYPNILHLERKKQTLKETQDSFEEIMKKDDLELFGQFFEHVNGTELTETQKQKLADVFEQARKEDAE is encoded by the coding sequence ATGAAATTTTTACATACAGCCGATTTGCATTTAGGGAAAATTGTATCTGGCATGTCGATGCTTGCGGAACAAAAGTACATTTTGGCGCAAATAACGAAGATTGCCGAGGAAGAGCAAGTAGATGCACTTATTTTGGCAGGGGACTTATATGACCGCGCTGTGCCGCCTGCTGATGCGGTGAAAGTATTAAATGATATTTTAGTGAAATGGAATGTCGAACTTGGTATTCCGATTTTTGCGATTAGCGGGAACCATGATAGTGCTGAGCGACTGGCGTTTGGTAGCCAGTGGTATGAAAGTAGCAAGTTATATATGAAAGGGAAATGTACTTCGGAGTTTGAAGGAATTCCTTTTATGGATGCGGAAGTATGGCTTGTACCATATCATGAACCAGCGATTATTCGGGAGGTTTTTGCGGATAATTCCATTCGTAGTTTTGAAGACGCTATGCAAGCCGTGACGAAACAAATTCGTTCTAAATGGGATCCAAGTAAGGCGCAGATTTTGGTTGGACATGCGTTCGTTTCTGGCGGAATTCCGAGTGATTCCGAGCGCCAACTGGCGATTGGGAATGTCGATCGAGTTTCGACAAATTGTTTTGACGGTTTTACTTATACCGCGCTTGGTCATTTGCACCACCCGCATGCGATTCGCCATCCATCTATTTTTTACAGTGGTTCGCCTTTGAAATATTCTTTTTCAGAAGCAAATGATCATAAAAGCGTCCGGATTGTGGAAATGGAAGGCAAAGAGCTAGTTAGTGTGACAGAACGCTTTCTAACACCAAAACATGATATGCGGATTATTTCTGGAACCCTCGCGGAACTGACGGAAAACTTAGTAGAAAATCCCAATGATTTCTTCCAAGTTAATTTAATGGATGAAGGTGCTTTGATTGATCCAATGGGGAAACTGCGCCAATTTTATCCAAACATTTTACATTTAGAACGTAAAAAACAGACCTTAAAAGAAACGCAAGATAGCTTTGAAGAAATTATGAAAAAAGATGATTTGGAGCTATTTGGGCAATTTTTTGAACATGTAAATGGAACAGAATTAACGGAAACCCAAAAACAAAAGTTAGCGGATGTTTTCGAACAAGCAAGGAAGGAGGATGCTGAATGA
- a CDS encoding lysophospholipid acyltransferase family protein — protein MFYHFAKNLVHFILIIIGGRFQVQNKDKIIEAPYVVVSTHTSWIEILYLGFALSPTPVHYMAKQELFKGKFLNWLMTHLNAFPVNRDNPGPSAIKAPIRMLKAGKVVGIFPSGTRKTTNLHLKRGAVTIAHKAKVPMLPAVYDGPKTFGEILKRKKIIIRFGDPVLFNDTELDQKELLEVKSQELMNTFEQLQNEINQTKNK, from the coding sequence TTGTTTTATCATTTCGCAAAAAACCTCGTTCATTTTATTTTAATTATTATTGGTGGACGATTTCAAGTACAAAACAAAGACAAAATCATTGAAGCACCTTATGTGGTTGTTTCCACGCATACGTCATGGATTGAAATTCTATACCTCGGTTTCGCCCTATCGCCAACACCAGTGCATTATATGGCCAAACAAGAGCTATTCAAAGGTAAATTCCTTAACTGGCTAATGACACACCTTAACGCCTTTCCAGTCAACCGTGATAACCCGGGACCAAGCGCCATTAAAGCGCCAATCCGGATGCTAAAAGCTGGCAAAGTAGTTGGGATTTTCCCGAGTGGTACACGAAAAACAACCAACCTTCATTTAAAACGCGGTGCTGTAACAATCGCTCATAAAGCAAAAGTTCCTATGCTACCCGCTGTTTATGATGGACCAAAAACATTTGGAGAAATTTTAAAACGTAAAAAGATTATTATTCGTTTTGGCGATCCAGTACTATTCAATGATACCGAACTTGACCAAAAAGAGCTACTAGAAGTTAAATCTCAAGAACTAATGAACACTTTCGAACAGCTTCAAAACGAAATTAATCAAACAAAAAACAAATAA
- a CDS encoding AAA family ATPase translates to MRPIKLTMQAFGAYAKKEVIDFEKLGTEQIFVISGKTGAGKSTIFDAISFAIFGKANTFDRESFSMRSHFATDKEVTEVTLVFRLKEKIYQISRIPQQEIAKQRGNGTTTSPQKAELYELIGDEMKLLASSVRDVNTKMEELIQLNVDQFRQILMIPQGEFRELLVSDSKEKEVILQRLAHTVYYEKVENLLWEKQKEAEVLVVEARKKVAELAELSLPGVEVAGKTTSEISVLQAEAIQQEQATLVELETELSVIRKQTSEAVEKVTLAKEQLLDWQNLDVYTKEVAKLEAEKDFYQAIEVRMEAAKRASNLRSQDALCIRLKEQLESAETAEKQLAIEVERVSGQFIHAKQQKEILAEKEAELETNKRTLFQLEEMEPKIIELEAVTIQKRRAELDWKEATSHLEKVVKSEQEIIAEMQVMEAKLAEVNQAEIANLEAINERTTIETSIEKNQELVNKRMKMAAWDKQKQVEEQTLAQLLTEKDAIEATIKQEETKRQQEQAALLATHLHDGDACPVCGSVSHPELAEFGEAANLETLEAASAKLREKQLAIDSTEKSISQLEWQLNEWADIAEISLAEVEQTLAENTQLAKNLTEQIEMLQTKIAQKETIQTTLETLKNNQNKAETEKNNIAVQVENLHQQVQLAAGKLSYLEQSIPAELRDKAIFERKKNELNSSIQTHIEQAERVDAAFRQAEKATTQLESTLQSAQKTTLGAREALQEQREIFKAAMKQNDFLSYDAYKQALMSAEELKSQEEQLADFERKRHLAMSRQADLTKKLKDKQKPNIEQLEFIMQEKQQQLSQSEENTIKQRELVTKRQELVENYQNSIQAVEKAEENYADIGLLADAARGKNARRLTFERYILAMFLDTIIHRANHRLAKMTSGRFELQRKMEKAKGNVQSGLELEVFDEYTGLTRHVKTLSGGESFKTSLALALSLAEVVQEMAGGISLETMFIDEGFGTLDPESLEAAVECLLETQENGRLVGIISHVPELKERISARLEVTATNHGSTTKFITASS, encoded by the coding sequence ATGAGACCGATTAAATTAACGATGCAAGCTTTTGGAGCCTATGCAAAAAAAGAAGTAATCGACTTTGAAAAACTGGGAACGGAACAAATTTTTGTGATTTCTGGTAAAACAGGCGCGGGAAAATCAACTATTTTTGATGCGATTAGTTTTGCGATTTTTGGAAAAGCGAATACGTTTGATCGGGAAAGTTTTTCGATGCGTAGTCATTTTGCGACCGATAAAGAGGTAACCGAAGTAACGCTAGTTTTTAGATTGAAAGAAAAAATTTATCAAATTAGCCGGATTCCGCAACAAGAAATTGCGAAACAACGCGGGAATGGAACGACCACTTCGCCGCAAAAAGCGGAATTGTATGAGTTGATTGGCGACGAAATGAAGCTACTTGCGAGTTCGGTTCGCGATGTGAATACAAAAATGGAAGAATTAATTCAACTTAATGTGGATCAATTTAGACAGATTTTGATGATTCCACAAGGTGAATTTAGAGAATTACTCGTATCGGATAGTAAAGAAAAAGAAGTGATTTTGCAACGATTAGCGCATACCGTTTACTATGAAAAAGTCGAAAATTTACTATGGGAAAAACAAAAAGAAGCAGAGGTTTTAGTTGTAGAAGCGCGCAAAAAAGTGGCAGAGCTTGCGGAACTTAGTTTACCGGGAGTTGAGGTGGCTGGGAAAACGACTAGTGAAATCAGTGTTTTGCAGGCGGAAGCAATACAGCAAGAACAAGCGACGTTAGTGGAATTAGAGACGGAACTAAGCGTTATTCGCAAACAAACAAGTGAGGCTGTCGAAAAAGTCACACTTGCAAAAGAACAACTGCTTGATTGGCAAAATCTAGATGTTTATACAAAAGAAGTAGCCAAACTAGAAGCGGAAAAAGATTTTTATCAAGCGATAGAAGTGCGCATGGAAGCTGCTAAAAGAGCGAGCAATTTACGTTCTCAAGATGCACTTTGTATTCGTTTGAAAGAACAATTGGAATCAGCAGAAACAGCGGAAAAACAATTGGCAATCGAGGTAGAACGGGTATCGGGCCAATTTATACATGCGAAACAACAAAAGGAAATACTGGCAGAAAAAGAAGCTGAACTAGAAACAAATAAACGCACACTGTTTCAACTGGAAGAAATGGAACCGAAAATTATTGAATTAGAAGCGGTGACTATCCAAAAAAGACGCGCCGAATTGGACTGGAAAGAAGCAACTAGTCATTTAGAAAAAGTAGTGAAAAGTGAGCAAGAAATCATTGCAGAAATGCAGGTGATGGAAGCGAAGTTAGCAGAAGTAAATCAAGCAGAAATCGCCAATTTAGAAGCAATTAATGAGCGAACAACTATCGAAACAAGCATCGAAAAAAATCAAGAATTGGTTAATAAGCGTATGAAAATGGCTGCCTGGGATAAGCAGAAGCAAGTAGAAGAACAAACGCTAGCCCAGCTGTTAACGGAAAAGGACGCAATAGAAGCAACGATCAAACAAGAAGAAACAAAACGACAACAAGAACAAGCTGCCTTACTTGCGACCCATTTGCATGATGGCGATGCTTGTCCTGTCTGTGGTTCCGTATCACACCCAGAGCTCGCGGAATTTGGAGAAGCCGCAAATCTTGAAACACTCGAAGCAGCTAGCGCAAAGCTACGTGAAAAACAATTAGCGATTGATTCAACCGAAAAATCCATCAGCCAGCTCGAATGGCAACTAAATGAATGGGCAGATATTGCAGAAATAAGCTTAGCTGAAGTCGAACAAACATTAGCTGAAAACACCCAATTAGCAAAAAATCTAACAGAACAAATAGAAATGCTACAAACCAAGATAGCACAAAAAGAAACCATCCAAACAACACTGGAAACATTAAAAAACAACCAAAATAAAGCAGAAACAGAAAAAAATAATATTGCTGTGCAAGTAGAAAACTTACATCAGCAAGTCCAACTAGCTGCCGGGAAATTAAGTTATTTAGAACAATCTATCCCAGCTGAGTTGCGGGATAAAGCCATTTTTGAACGTAAGAAAAACGAACTAAACAGCAGCATTCAAACACATATTGAACAAGCTGAGCGTGTCGATGCAGCATTCAGACAAGCTGAAAAAGCTACAACTCAACTAGAATCAACGCTGCAATCCGCACAAAAAACCACTTTAGGTGCGCGAGAAGCATTACAAGAACAGCGCGAAATCTTTAAAGCTGCGATGAAGCAAAATGATTTTCTGTCATATGATGCCTATAAACAAGCATTAATGTCCGCCGAAGAACTAAAAAGCCAAGAAGAACAACTGGCAGATTTTGAGCGAAAACGCCATTTAGCCATGTCGCGTCAAGCAGATTTAACGAAGAAACTTAAAGATAAACAAAAACCAAATATCGAACAACTCGAATTTATCATGCAAGAAAAACAACAACAACTCAGCCAATCAGAAGAAAACACCATCAAACAACGCGAATTGGTGACAAAACGCCAAGAACTCGTCGAAAACTACCAAAACAGTATCCAGGCAGTTGAAAAAGCGGAAGAAAACTATGCGGATATTGGCTTACTTGCAGATGCAGCACGCGGGAAAAACGCCCGCCGTCTAACCTTTGAACGATACATTTTAGCGATGTTCCTAGACACCATCATCCACCGAGCGAACCACCGTTTAGCGAAAATGACAAGTGGCCGTTTCGAACTCCAACGAAAAATGGAAAAAGCAAAAGGTAACGTCCAAAGTGGCTTAGAGCTTGAAGTTTTTGACGAATACACCGGATTGACGCGCCACGTAAAAACACTTTCTGGTGGAGAAAGCTTTAAAACGTCCCTAGCGCTTGCTTTATCGCTCGCCGAAGTTGTCCAAGAAATGGCGGGTGGGATTTCTCTGGAGACGATGTTTATTGATGAAGGTTTCGGCACACTAGACCCAGAATCACTCGAAGCCGCAGTAGAATGTTTACTCGAAACACAAGAGAATGGTCGCCTAGTTGGGATTATTTCCCATGTGCCAGAACTAAAAGAACGAATTTCAGCAAGGCTTGAAGTAACGGCGACAAATCACGGAAGTACCACTAAATTTATCACTGCTAGTAGCTAA
- a CDS encoding matrixin family metalloprotease: protein MKKIVALLLAFVCLWTVLLPGQEASAAAKINGWDLVDSSKHMDYSGNSKYMSFIRSGANTWNAYKKGVIRPASATNKSDVYCSDISANNNINATTYSNGKITFNKKNMDKKNNAGKQNVATHELGHGLRLAHNASTDVMYQYSTSKTNLSTNDKISYDAAYKKY, encoded by the coding sequence ATGAAGAAAATTGTAGCATTGTTACTAGCGTTTGTATGTTTATGGACGGTTTTACTTCCAGGGCAAGAGGCGAGTGCGGCAGCAAAAATCAATGGCTGGGACTTAGTAGATTCAAGTAAGCACATGGATTACTCTGGAAATTCGAAATATATGTCTTTTATTAGATCAGGGGCAAATACATGGAATGCGTATAAAAAAGGTGTAATTAGACCTGCATCTGCAACGAATAAATCGGATGTATATTGTAGTGATATTTCAGCAAATAATAATATAAATGCAACAACGTATAGTAATGGGAAAATCACTTTTAACAAAAAGAATATGGATAAGAAAAATAATGCTGGCAAGCAAAACGTTGCTACTCATGAACTGGGACATGGTTTGCGCTTGGCTCATAATGCTTCTACAGATGTTATGTATCAATATAGTACATCCAAAACAAATTTATCCACGAATGATAAAATTTCGTATGACGCAGCATATAAAAAATATTAA
- a CDS encoding cell surface protein, which translates to MKKTTMGIIASVISIIGVGCFLTVNTYAEKAEPQKKEIPTYAIYSDYTLDVDNPNEVVGDADYVFVGKVTEETGTIYKNKTPMEQEDGSTVYIGDAYTNYKVEVITNLKNELTINKEVSLEKQGGIREDGSAYDVFEDDQLPELGKVYIFTAYIQDDGSLLVAGGNSTISFDEKTKNIDTEKEVVKTEEFELYEEAVENQVVSEEK; encoded by the coding sequence TTGAAAAAAACAACTATGGGAATCATCGCTTCAGTAATTAGTATTATAGGCGTCGGCTGTTTCTTAACAGTAAATACGTATGCCGAGAAAGCGGAACCACAGAAAAAGGAAATACCGACATATGCTATTTATTCCGATTATACACTTGATGTAGATAATCCGAATGAAGTTGTTGGCGATGCGGATTACGTTTTTGTAGGGAAGGTAACAGAAGAAACAGGAACCATTTATAAAAATAAAACACCAATGGAACAAGAAGATGGCTCGACTGTTTATATTGGTGACGCATACACGAATTATAAAGTTGAAGTAATTACTAATTTAAAAAATGAATTAACGATTAATAAAGAAGTTTCACTTGAAAAACAAGGTGGCATTCGTGAAGACGGATCTGCTTATGATGTATTTGAAGATGACCAACTACCAGAATTAGGCAAAGTATACATCTTTACTGCATATATTCAAGACGATGGATCCTTGCTTGTAGCAGGCGGGAACTCGACTATTTCCTTCGATGAGAAAACAAAAAACATTGATACAGAAAAAGAAGTTGTCAAAACCGAAGAATTTGAGCTTTATGAAGAAGCGGTTGAAAATCAAGTAGTTTCAGAAGAAAAATAA
- a CDS encoding CcdC family protein — protein MSLIISIIITLVFGAGIIMIRMKASKRPASVKGIIIPPIMMSTGALMFVVPFFRVSGVDILEAIAMGLVFSLILIWTTKFEIRHKYVFIKRTKAFPVILMGLLLIRIFIKYWISGSLEVGELSGMFWIMAFAMIVPWRIVMYFQYKNTEKELGKVEVSGEYE, from the coding sequence GTGTCATTAATCATTTCAATTATCATTACACTTGTTTTTGGAGCCGGAATTATCATGATTCGAATGAAAGCATCGAAACGACCAGCAAGTGTGAAAGGGATTATCATACCACCAATTATGATGTCGACAGGTGCGCTCATGTTTGTTGTTCCTTTTTTCCGTGTTTCAGGGGTAGATATTTTAGAAGCTATTGCAATGGGGCTTGTGTTTTCGCTTATTTTAATTTGGACAACCAAATTCGAAATTCGTCATAAGTACGTATTTATTAAGCGAACAAAAGCTTTTCCTGTTATTTTAATGGGACTATTACTGATTCGGATTTTTATTAAGTACTGGATTAGTGGTAGTTTAGAAGTGGGCGAGTTATCTGGAATGTTCTGGATAATGGCATTTGCAATGATTGTACCGTGGCGAATTGTGATGTATTTCCAATATAAAAATACCGAAAAAGAGCTTGGTAAAGTAGAGGTAAGCGGAGAGTATGAATAA